In Aegilops tauschii subsp. strangulata cultivar AL8/78 chromosome 3, Aet v6.0, whole genome shotgun sequence, one genomic interval encodes:
- the LOC109783615 gene encoding large ribosomal subunit protein bL12cy: MASTTFSSAFSILSLPSSSPSPSASAPRTLPVANRRRRAVAVASTVTESPKVLELGDAIAGLTLEEARNLVDHLQERLGVSAASFAPAAAVAAPAAAAAEEAPVEKTEFDVVIEEVPSSARIATIKVVRALTNLALKEAKDLIEGLPKKLKEAVSKDEAEEAKKQLEGVGAKVSIA; this comes from the coding sequence ATGGCTTCCACCACGTTCTCCTCCGCCTTCTCCAtcctctctctcccctcttcCTCACCATCCCCCTCCGCCTCGGCCCCCAGGACCCTCCCCGtcgccaaccgccgccgccgcgccgtcgccgtcgcctccaCCGTCACTGAGTCCCCGAAGGTCCTTGAGCTCGGCGACGCCAttgccgggctcacccttgaggaGGCTCGCAACCTTGTCGACCATCTCCAAGAACGTCTTGGCGTCTCTGCCGCCTCCTTCGCTCCCGCTGCCGCGGTCGCGGCTCccgccgcggcggcggccgaggAGGCACCGGTCGAGAAGACGGAGTTCGACGTGGTCATCGAGGAGGTGCCCAGCAGCGCGCGTATCGCAACCATCAAGGTTGTGCGCGCACTGACCAACCTGGCGCTGAAGGAGGCCAAGGATCTTATCGAGGGGCTCCCAAAGAAGCTCAAGGAGGCAGTGAGCAAGGACGAGGCCGAGGAGGCCAAGAAGCAGCTCGAGGGAGTCGGCGCCAAGGTGTCCATAGCGTGA